A window of Aeromicrobium sp. A1-2 contains these coding sequences:
- a CDS encoding EAL domain-containing protein, with the protein MTAPHAPDWRYTPERPTLRVAAPFFAVATLGLLGSLLPPYEYGDGEPLFIFGLFMVTLGLVWASTRRDHRTWVDPAGPLLFFLVLALARDMSGGATSALAPLVILPILWMAMTGTRRDLVATGVLTAAMFLGPILLIGGPDYPANDWRRGLLWTAFAVLVAPVVQRMVRRLAQETARERWSLAELDGILRAARLTSIISTDLDGTIRSFSSGAEALLGYAEADLVDRHGPDHFHDPAEVVEVAAELGVEPGFGVFVELARRNAPSRIWTYVRADGEPVYVRLVITELRNPEGDVTGYLGVAIDVTAGVESERTLAEAETRWRLLMEHLPDMTVVMVDENFTIQVVAGAGAMRQGLQGTEGRNLSDVSNPDNFALLARLVTQAVDGTEGSAELHSSNTGDEHEVVVTPLPADGACPRALILARDVSRDRAHERELVQAKERAERIFTDAPHGVAVLSLSGELIQINAALESMIGTSHATVTGTPLNDFAAAYDDQISRHVANTIAQRGARVETEWTMRNLPGETLHVVVSSRVLEGTEGAADVILTNIVDVSERYRYEQQLAHLADHDALTGLVNRRRFNQELQNHLDDCERHGPSGAVLLLDLDHFKEVNDTLGHNVGDALIASTAALLRSGVRSTDVVARLGGDEFAILLTRADRAAATVVAQGIVDRIRDHARTLDGTMSRVTASIGVATVKAAAEHGGDILALADLTMYDAKDSGRNGVAVMEETPGNQSRTGARLEWKARIERAVDNGDFTLHLQPIMDLQTNQVRSAEALVRLSDSDELVMPSRFLHIAERTGLMPAVDAWVVEHSVALLARLQQLDPSFTLEVNLSGLSIGSPLIERAIVTALDHHGVDPSTLILEVTETAAVADIDAAREFAERMTALGCQFALDDFGAGFGSFYYVKHLLFDYIKIDGEFITHCHTSDVDRSILRSIVGIAHELGKRTVAEFVAESATLEVVRAEGVDLAQGHLIGEPVAFEEFVARFLTPLPAKS; encoded by the coding sequence ATGACGGCACCGCACGCCCCCGACTGGCGCTACACGCCGGAGCGTCCGACCCTTCGAGTCGCCGCGCCGTTCTTCGCCGTCGCAACCCTCGGCCTCCTCGGCTCGCTGCTCCCGCCGTACGAGTACGGCGATGGTGAGCCGCTGTTCATCTTCGGGCTGTTCATGGTCACCCTGGGCCTCGTGTGGGCCAGCACCCGCCGCGATCACCGGACGTGGGTCGACCCGGCCGGCCCGCTGCTGTTCTTCCTCGTCCTGGCGCTTGCTCGAGACATGTCGGGCGGCGCGACGTCCGCCCTGGCGCCCCTCGTCATTCTCCCCATCCTGTGGATGGCCATGACCGGGACCAGACGCGACCTGGTCGCAACCGGCGTGCTGACCGCCGCCATGTTCCTGGGGCCGATCCTGCTGATCGGCGGGCCGGACTATCCCGCCAACGACTGGCGACGCGGGCTGCTGTGGACGGCGTTCGCGGTGCTCGTCGCGCCCGTCGTCCAACGGATGGTCCGCCGGCTTGCTCAGGAGACCGCGCGGGAGCGGTGGTCATTGGCCGAGCTGGACGGCATCCTGCGTGCAGCGCGACTCACCAGCATCATCTCGACCGACCTCGACGGGACGATCCGCTCGTTCAGCAGCGGCGCCGAGGCGCTCCTCGGGTATGCCGAGGCCGACCTCGTCGACCGCCACGGTCCGGATCATTTCCACGACCCCGCCGAAGTGGTGGAAGTAGCCGCCGAGCTGGGGGTGGAGCCGGGATTCGGGGTCTTTGTCGAGCTCGCGCGACGCAATGCGCCCAGCCGTATCTGGACGTATGTGCGGGCCGACGGCGAGCCGGTCTACGTCCGGCTGGTGATCACCGAGCTGCGCAACCCCGAAGGCGACGTCACGGGCTACCTCGGTGTGGCGATCGACGTCACGGCCGGCGTGGAGTCCGAACGCACGCTGGCCGAGGCGGAGACCCGCTGGCGGCTGCTGATGGAACACCTCCCCGACATGACCGTGGTCATGGTCGACGAGAACTTCACGATCCAGGTCGTCGCCGGCGCGGGCGCAATGCGCCAGGGCCTGCAGGGTACCGAGGGCCGGAATCTGTCGGATGTCTCCAATCCGGACAACTTCGCGCTACTGGCACGGCTGGTGACGCAGGCCGTCGACGGCACGGAAGGCAGCGCCGAGCTGCACTCGAGCAACACCGGCGACGAGCACGAGGTCGTCGTCACCCCGCTGCCCGCGGACGGCGCATGCCCACGAGCCTTGATCCTCGCTCGCGACGTGAGCCGCGACCGCGCCCACGAGCGCGAGCTCGTCCAGGCCAAGGAGCGCGCGGAGCGCATCTTCACCGACGCACCCCACGGCGTGGCAGTGCTGTCACTGTCCGGTGAGCTCATCCAGATCAATGCCGCTCTCGAGTCGATGATCGGTACGTCGCACGCCACCGTCACGGGCACACCCCTCAACGACTTCGCGGCGGCGTACGACGACCAGATCAGCAGACACGTCGCCAACACCATCGCGCAACGCGGCGCACGGGTCGAGACCGAGTGGACCATGCGGAACCTGCCCGGAGAGACCCTTCACGTCGTCGTCAGCAGCCGCGTCCTGGAAGGCACCGAGGGGGCTGCAGACGTCATCCTCACCAACATCGTCGACGTGTCGGAGCGCTACCGCTACGAGCAACAGCTCGCGCACCTGGCCGACCATGACGCCTTGACCGGATTGGTCAACCGCCGCCGGTTCAACCAGGAGCTGCAGAACCACCTCGACGACTGTGAACGCCATGGCCCCTCGGGCGCCGTGCTGCTCCTCGACCTCGACCACTTCAAGGAGGTCAACGACACCCTGGGACACAACGTCGGCGACGCTCTCATCGCATCAACCGCCGCGCTGCTGCGCAGCGGCGTCCGGAGCACCGACGTCGTGGCCCGTCTGGGCGGCGACGAGTTCGCGATCCTGCTCACCCGGGCCGATCGCGCAGCAGCCACCGTGGTCGCCCAAGGCATCGTGGACCGCATCCGCGATCACGCCCGCACGCTCGACGGCACGATGAGCCGCGTGACCGCGAGCATCGGCGTCGCGACGGTCAAGGCGGCGGCCGAGCATGGTGGGGACATCCTTGCCCTAGCGGACCTGACGATGTACGACGCCAAGGACTCGGGTCGCAACGGCGTCGCCGTCATGGAGGAGACACCCGGCAACCAGTCCCGGACCGGCGCGAGGCTGGAGTGGAAGGCCCGCATCGAACGGGCCGTGGACAACGGCGACTTCACCCTCCACCTGCAGCCGATCATGGATCTGCAGACCAACCAGGTCCGATCCGCGGAGGCACTCGTCCGGCTGTCCGACAGCGACGAGCTGGTGATGCCGTCCCGCTTCCTGCACATTGCCGAACGGACCGGACTGATGCCGGCCGTCGATGCCTGGGTCGTCGAGCACAGCGTCGCGCTGCTGGCGCGACTCCAGCAGCTCGATCCGAGCTTCACGCTCGAGGTCAACCTCTCCGGCCTGTCGATCGGAAGCCCGCTGATCGAGCGGGCCATCGTGACGGCGCTCGACCACCACGGCGTTGATCCGTCGACGCTGATCCTGGAGGTCACCGAGACCGCAGCTGTGGCCGACATCGATGCTGCCCGGGAGTTCGCCGAGCGCATGACCGCGTTGGGCTGCCAGTTCGCCCTCGACGACTTCGGCGCCGGATTCGGCTCGTTCTACTACGTCAAGCACCTGCTGTTCGACTACATCAAGATCGACGGCGAATTCATCACTCACTGTCACACCTCCGACGTCGACCGCAGCATCCTACGATCGATCGTCGGGATCGCCCACGAGCTCGGCAAGCGCACCGTGGCGGAATTCGTCGCCGAGTCGGCGACCCTCGAGGTCGTCCGTGCCGAGGGCGTCGACCTCGCCCAGGGGCACCTGATCGGCGAGCCCGTCGCCTTCGAGGAGTTCGTGGCACGGTTCCTCACCCCGCTGCCGGCAAAGTCCTGA
- a CDS encoding alpha/beta fold hydrolase, producing the protein MPEQRLSPSVCDWRDGGRRVDVIGRSVFVHESGVSEIPIVLIHGFPGSSHDWAGLVPHLRGRLIAMDLPGYGFSDKSAAASYSLFEQADVVEALLAALGVERCIIVAHDMGDTVTAELAARANAGRLGFAIDQIVLTNGSIFIDLARLTRGQRLTLRLPGRALPFPMPGPVLRRSLMESFTATAPPPSGAIEDLVAMIRHGRGDRLLPRLIRYIQERRVHQPAWTAGLVDFAGPLTLIWGEEDPIAVPAMTRRLVSLRPSTSLVMLPGVGHWPAIEAPEELGAQVRAALGLPPAPAPRAAPIP; encoded by the coding sequence ATGCCGGAACAGCGACTGTCACCGTCCGTGTGCGACTGGCGGGACGGTGGTCGTCGGGTGGACGTGATCGGTCGGTCGGTCTTCGTCCACGAATCCGGCGTCAGTGAGATTCCGATCGTGCTGATCCACGGCTTCCCCGGTTCGTCGCACGACTGGGCGGGCCTCGTCCCGCACCTTCGCGGCCGGTTGATCGCGATGGACCTGCCGGGCTACGGCTTCTCGGACAAGTCGGCCGCGGCGTCATACTCGCTGTTCGAGCAGGCCGATGTGGTCGAGGCGCTCCTGGCTGCGCTCGGGGTCGAGCGGTGCATCATCGTGGCCCACGACATGGGCGACACCGTCACCGCCGAGCTCGCCGCGCGAGCCAATGCGGGCCGGCTGGGGTTCGCGATCGACCAGATTGTCCTGACCAACGGCTCGATCTTCATCGACCTGGCCAGGCTGACCCGCGGCCAGCGGCTGACCCTGCGGCTGCCGGGTCGGGCACTCCCGTTCCCGATGCCGGGACCGGTGCTGAGGCGAAGTCTGATGGAGAGCTTCACCGCGACCGCACCGCCTCCGTCCGGAGCGATCGAGGACCTCGTCGCGATGATCCGGCACGGGCGCGGCGATCGACTGCTGCCCAGACTGATCCGCTACATCCAGGAGCGACGCGTGCACCAGCCCGCCTGGACAGCGGGGCTCGTCGACTTCGCCGGTCCGCTCACGTTGATCTGGGGTGAGGAGGACCCGATCGCAGTGCCGGCGATGACCCGACGGCTCGTGTCGTTGCGACCGAGCACGTCCCTCGTGATGCTGCCCGGTGTCGGTCACTGGCCGGCGATCGAGGCCCCGGAGGAGCTGGGTGCACAGGTGCGGGCCGCGCTCGGACTCCCGCCCGCCCCGGCCCCACGAGCGGCACCGATACCCTGA
- a CDS encoding quinone-dependent dihydroorotate dehydrogenase, whose translation MVYRAFFAAVFSSMDPEKAHERGFAAIRVGRFVTRLAFPQTYAPRTVMGIEFPNAFGLAAGFDKNAKAVPGLLALGFGHVEIGTVTARAQPGNPRPRLFRLVADRAVINRMGFNNDGAAEVASRLHRLRGTDAGRDAVIGVNIGKTKIVEAEHAVADYVESARLLVPYASYLVVNVSSPNTPGLRDLQAVAELRPLLAAVKEVAEAAPGGRVPLLVKIAPDLADADVDAVADLALELGLDGISATNTTIARPDSLLADRAVIDAAGAGGLSGPVLAERATEVLVRLRARVGDRLAIIAVGGVTTPADVRARLAAGADIVQGYTGFIYQGPAWPSRLAAAAT comes from the coding sequence GTGGTATATCGCGCCTTCTTCGCCGCCGTGTTCAGCTCGATGGATCCCGAGAAGGCGCACGAGCGTGGCTTCGCCGCGATTCGCGTCGGCCGGTTCGTGACCCGGCTGGCCTTCCCGCAGACGTACGCCCCCCGGACCGTCATGGGCATCGAGTTCCCCAACGCGTTCGGTCTGGCCGCCGGTTTCGACAAGAACGCCAAGGCCGTCCCCGGCCTGCTCGCACTGGGCTTCGGGCACGTGGAAATCGGCACCGTGACGGCACGAGCCCAACCGGGCAACCCGCGACCACGGCTGTTCCGTCTCGTCGCGGACCGTGCAGTCATCAACCGGATGGGCTTCAACAACGACGGAGCCGCCGAGGTCGCCTCGCGGCTGCACCGACTGCGCGGGACAGATGCCGGACGGGACGCCGTGATCGGTGTGAACATCGGCAAGACCAAGATCGTCGAGGCCGAGCACGCAGTCGCCGACTACGTCGAGAGCGCTCGGCTGCTGGTGCCGTACGCGAGCTATCTCGTCGTCAACGTCTCCTCGCCGAACACCCCGGGGCTGCGTGACCTGCAGGCCGTCGCCGAGCTCAGGCCACTGCTCGCCGCGGTCAAGGAGGTCGCCGAGGCGGCACCGGGCGGGCGGGTGCCGCTGCTGGTCAAGATCGCTCCGGATCTCGCCGACGCCGACGTCGACGCGGTGGCGGACCTGGCCCTCGAGCTGGGTCTTGACGGCATCAGCGCGACCAACACGACGATCGCTCGACCTGACTCGTTGCTCGCCGACCGCGCTGTCATCGACGCCGCGGGTGCCGGGGGGCTGTCGGGTCCGGTGCTCGCCGAGCGGGCGACCGAGGTGCTCGTACGCCTGCGCGCCCGGGTCGGCGACCGGCTGGCGATCATCGCCGTCGGGGGAGTGACGACACCCGCGGACGTGCGCGCTCGGCTGGCCGCGGGGGCCGACATCGTGCAGGGCTACACCGGCTTCATCTATCAAGGCCCCGCGTGGCCGTCGAGGCTCGCTGCCGCTGCAACCTGA
- the rpmG gene encoding 50S ribosomal protein L33, whose translation MASKSSDVRPKITLACTECKERNYITKKNRRNDPDRLDLKKFCPRCKAHQVHRETR comes from the coding sequence GTGGCCAGCAAGAGCTCAGACGTTCGTCCCAAGATCACCTTGGCCTGCACCGAGTGCAAGGAACGCAACTACATCACGAAGAAGAACCGTCGCAACGACCCCGATCGTCTCGACCTGAAGAAGTTCTGCCCGCGCTGCAAGGCCCACCAGGTGCACCGCGAGACTCGCTGA
- a CDS encoding DUF4190 domain-containing protein has product MSDQYGTQPGATPPGHQPPPNWGNAYPSQQPPPGYPVYTPPPPNHPQATTAMVLGVVGLTGFAVCVTFFVAPIAWILGRKAVKEIDASAGKYGGRSEAKAGMIMGIIGTGLLVLALAFIALMIVIAVNGGFEDGTYEYNYSSLVGILP; this is encoded by the coding sequence ATGAGCGACCAGTACGGCACCCAGCCCGGAGCGACCCCACCCGGCCACCAGCCGCCGCCCAACTGGGGGAACGCCTATCCCTCGCAGCAGCCGCCGCCGGGCTATCCGGTGTACACGCCGCCGCCGCCGAACCATCCGCAGGCGACGACCGCCATGGTCCTGGGGGTCGTGGGCCTGACCGGGTTTGCGGTCTGCGTGACGTTCTTCGTCGCACCGATCGCGTGGATCCTGGGGCGCAAGGCGGTCAAGGAGATCGACGCCAGCGCAGGAAAGTACGGCGGCCGCTCGGAGGCCAAGGCCGGCATGATCATGGGCATCATCGGAACGGGCCTGCTCGTCCTCGCGCTGGCATTCATCGCCCTGATGATCGTCATCGCCGTCAACGGTGGTTTCGAGGACGGCACGTACGAGTACAACTACAGCAGCCTGGTCGGCATCCTGCCGTAG
- a CDS encoding DUF4190 domain-containing protein: MSDQNDDFPGPTPPPGYQPPPNWGSAYPAPQPSQVPPPYYGVPPKHPQSTTALILGILGLVVCGVIAPFAWVTGSRAVREIDASQGGYGGRSEANAGKILGIIGTSILGLTLVIVVPLFASLFFI; the protein is encoded by the coding sequence ATGAGCGACCAGAACGACGACTTCCCCGGGCCCACCCCGCCCCCGGGCTACCAGCCGCCGCCCAACTGGGGCAGCGCGTACCCAGCGCCTCAGCCGAGCCAGGTCCCGCCGCCGTACTACGGGGTCCCGCCGAAGCACCCGCAGTCCACGACGGCCCTGATTCTCGGAATTCTCGGTCTCGTGGTGTGCGGTGTGATCGCGCCCTTTGCCTGGGTCACCGGCAGCCGCGCGGTCCGGGAGATCGACGCCAGTCAGGGCGGCTACGGCGGCCGCTCGGAGGCCAACGCCGGCAAGATCCTCGGAATCATCGGCACGTCGATCCTCGGCCTGACGTTGGTCATCGTCGTGCCCCTGTTCGCGTCACTCTTCTTCATCTGA
- a CDS encoding DUF4190 domain-containing protein — protein sequence MTSPYAYPSVYPAPPPLPRPHPKATTALVLGILGVAGFFVLVVPVAVCPLAWYYGAVARREAEREPTRWDSGGAAKAGLVLGIIGTVLLGVLLLLLLVVASLALLVSRYDAGYGT from the coding sequence ATGACGTCGCCGTACGCGTATCCCTCGGTGTATCCCGCACCGCCGCCGCTCCCGCGGCCGCATCCCAAGGCCACGACGGCTCTGGTGCTCGGCATTCTGGGTGTCGCTGGCTTCTTCGTGCTTGTCGTCCCTGTCGCCGTGTGCCCGCTCGCCTGGTACTACGGGGCCGTCGCCCGGCGCGAGGCTGAGCGCGAGCCGACGCGGTGGGACAGCGGCGGAGCGGCCAAGGCTGGTCTGGTGCTGGGCATCATCGGCACGGTCCTGCTGGGCGTCCTGCTCCTGCTGCTGCTCGTGGTCGCGTCGCTGGCGCTGCTCGTGTCGCGATACGACGCGGGCTACGGCACCTGA
- a CDS encoding adenosine deaminase, whose amino-acid sequence MRSLTTLPKAHLHLHFTGSMRHGTLLELAERDGIRLPSSLVEDWPPHLSTADEKGWFRFQRLYDVARSVLRTEDDVRRLVLEAAQDDAADGSTWTEIQVDPSGYAARFGGITAFTDLVLDAARDASQRAGIGMGVVVAANRTRHPMDARTLARLAAQYAGRGVIGFGLSNDERRGDTSTFGPAFAIADRAGLALVPHGGELRGPAHITQCLDHLHPQRLGHGVRAAESATVLDRIAASGVALEVCPTSNVSLGVFSTLEEVPVRQLTEAGIDVALGSDDPLLFGSRLAGQYAVLRAAQDFSDVELAELARMSIRRSYAPSDIVGATLTRIDDWLAAEPADLGDAR is encoded by the coding sequence ATGAGATCGCTGACTACGCTCCCCAAGGCCCACCTCCACCTGCACTTCACCGGCTCGATGCGGCACGGGACCCTGCTCGAACTCGCCGAGCGTGACGGCATCCGGCTTCCGTCATCACTCGTCGAGGACTGGCCGCCGCACCTCAGCACGGCTGACGAGAAGGGCTGGTTCCGGTTCCAACGCCTGTACGACGTGGCGCGCTCGGTGCTGCGGACCGAGGACGATGTGCGCCGGCTGGTGCTCGAGGCGGCCCAGGATGACGCCGCGGACGGATCCACGTGGACCGAGATCCAGGTCGACCCCTCCGGCTACGCCGCCCGGTTCGGTGGCATCACGGCATTCACGGACCTGGTCCTCGACGCCGCACGCGATGCCTCGCAGCGCGCCGGGATCGGCATGGGAGTCGTCGTCGCGGCCAATCGCACGCGCCACCCGATGGATGCGCGCACGCTGGCCCGCCTCGCCGCTCAGTACGCCGGCCGAGGCGTCATCGGCTTCGGGCTGTCGAACGACGAGCGCCGCGGCGACACGTCGACCTTTGGTCCCGCGTTCGCCATCGCGGATCGAGCCGGCCTTGCGCTCGTGCCGCACGGCGGGGAGCTGCGCGGCCCCGCCCACATCACTCAGTGCCTGGATCACCTGCACCCGCAGCGCCTCGGCCACGGCGTGCGCGCCGCGGAGAGCGCCACGGTGCTGGATCGGATCGCTGCCAGCGGAGTCGCGCTCGAGGTGTGCCCCACGTCCAACGTGTCCCTTGGCGTCTTCAGCACGCTCGAAGAGGTCCCGGTCCGACAGCTCACCGAGGCTGGCATCGACGTCGCGCTGGGGTCCGACGACCCGCTGCTGTTCGGGTCGCGCCTCGCCGGGCAGTACGCGGTGCTTCGCGCGGCCCAGGACTTCAGCGACGTCGAGCTGGCCGAGCTGGCACGGATGTCGATCCGACGGTCGTACGCCCCGTCGGACATCGTGGGCGCGACCCTCACCCGCATCGACGACTGGCTGGCGGCGGAGCCCGCCGATCTGGGCGATGCCCGATGA
- a CDS encoding NAD-dependent malic enzyme, whose translation MAPSPSISYSITIRLEVPSGGSAVSELTTTVERTGGIVTALDVTASGGDALTFDLTCAATDTDHAALIVKALEAISDVDVHKVSDRTFLMHLGGVIETATKHPLRNRDDLSMIYTPGVARICLAIAADKEDARRLTVKRNSVAVVSDGSAVLGLGNIGPYAALPVMEGKAALFKGFADIDAWPIVLDTQDVDQIVETVAAISPGFAGINLEDISAPRCFEIEARLRERLDIPVFHDDQHGTAVVVLAALRNALKVVGKDIGDARIMLSGAGAAGTAVLKVLLHAGAGDVVVCDINGVVETGREDLDDSLRWIAEHTNPQGVAGTLKASLPQADVFIGVSAPNILTAEDIESMADDSIVFALANPDPEVDPSIARRHAKVVATGRSDHPNQINNVLAFPGIFRGLLDAQSHGIGMDILLAAAEAIAGSVTTDELNANYIVPSVFHPEVHKRVAAAVRKAAEAADA comes from the coding sequence ATGGCACCTTCACCCAGCATCTCGTACTCGATCACGATCCGGCTCGAGGTGCCGTCCGGCGGATCTGCGGTCAGCGAGCTCACCACGACGGTCGAGCGCACGGGCGGGATCGTCACGGCGCTCGATGTCACGGCCTCCGGCGGTGACGCACTCACGTTCGACCTGACCTGCGCCGCCACCGACACCGACCACGCGGCCCTGATCGTCAAGGCTCTCGAGGCGATCAGCGACGTCGACGTCCACAAGGTGTCCGACCGAACCTTCCTGATGCACCTGGGCGGGGTGATCGAGACCGCCACCAAGCACCCGCTGCGCAACCGGGACGACCTGTCGATGATCTACACCCCCGGCGTCGCCCGTATCTGCCTGGCGATCGCAGCGGACAAGGAGGACGCCCGCCGGCTCACGGTCAAGCGAAACAGTGTCGCGGTCGTCAGTGACGGCTCTGCCGTGCTGGGCCTGGGCAACATCGGGCCGTACGCGGCGCTCCCGGTCATGGAGGGCAAGGCCGCCCTGTTCAAGGGATTCGCCGACATCGATGCCTGGCCCATCGTGCTGGACACCCAGGACGTCGACCAGATCGTCGAGACCGTCGCCGCGATCTCCCCCGGGTTCGCGGGGATCAACCTCGAGGACATCTCGGCCCCTCGGTGCTTCGAGATCGAGGCCCGGCTGCGCGAGCGACTCGACATCCCGGTCTTCCACGACGACCAGCACGGGACGGCGGTCGTGGTGCTCGCCGCCCTCCGCAATGCGCTCAAGGTCGTCGGCAAGGACATCGGCGACGCGCGCATCATGCTGTCGGGCGCAGGAGCCGCCGGCACAGCGGTTCTGAAGGTCCTGCTCCACGCCGGCGCGGGCGATGTCGTCGTCTGTGACATCAACGGCGTCGTAGAGACGGGTCGCGAGGACCTCGACGACTCGCTGCGATGGATCGCCGAGCACACCAACCCGCAGGGAGTGGCAGGCACGCTCAAGGCGTCCCTCCCCCAGGCCGACGTGTTCATCGGGGTCAGCGCACCCAACATCCTGACCGCCGAGGACATCGAGTCGATGGCGGACGACTCGATCGTCTTCGCGCTGGCCAATCCCGATCCCGAGGTCGATCCGAGCATCGCCCGCCGCCATGCCAAGGTCGTCGCGACCGGCCGGTCGGACCACCCCAACCAGATCAACAACGTGCTCGCGTTCCCCGGCATCTTCCGCGGCCTGCTCGACGCGCAGAGCCACGGTATCGGGATGGACATCCTGCTGGCCGCCGCCGAGGCGATCGCCGGATCGGTGACCACCGACGAGCTCAATGCGAACTACATCGTCCCGAGCGTCTTCCACCCCGAGGTGCACAAGCGGGTCGCCGCGGCGGTGCGAAAGGCAGCCGAGGCCGCAGACGCCTGA
- the secE gene encoding preprotein translocase subunit SecE produces the protein MSDRHELAGTSGKRTSPITFYRQVIAELRKVVWPTRPQVVNYFWVVLVFVLVMMAIVAGLDYGFGKAAFWIFA, from the coding sequence GTGAGCGACCGTCACGAGCTGGCCGGCACGTCCGGTAAACGCACGTCGCCGATCACGTTCTACCGACAGGTGATCGCCGAGCTCCGCAAGGTGGTCTGGCCGACCCGCCCCCAGGTGGTCAACTACTTCTGGGTCGTTCTCGTGTTCGTGCTCGTCATGATGGCCATCGTGGCCGGACTCGACTACGGGTTCGGCAAGGCCGCTTTCTGGATTTTCGCGTAG
- the nusG gene encoding transcription termination/antitermination protein NusG → MTQGIDPATSSVTDEVSELESATAPADDAGIDAAAAPEADVAEDAAADVDDDASADDASVEEVPTDETETEAEADEPAEDEPVADALQEFKDRLYSQFGDWYVVHTYSGMEKRVKSNLENRVTSLNAEDYIFEVVVPTEEVAEIKNGQRKLVKRTVLPGYVLVRMDLTDESWGVVRHTPSVTGFVGNSHQPVPLSLAEVESMLAPAVEAEVASAAETPDQQQAKASKVEFSDFIAGDSVMVVDGPFATLHATITEINIDAQRVKALVEIFGRETPVELSFTQIQKV, encoded by the coding sequence GTGACTCAAGGTATCGACCCTGCGACCAGCTCAGTGACCGACGAGGTCTCCGAGCTCGAGTCGGCGACCGCTCCGGCGGACGACGCCGGGATCGACGCGGCCGCTGCACCCGAGGCTGATGTTGCCGAGGACGCCGCGGCGGACGTCGACGACGACGCGAGCGCGGACGACGCCTCGGTGGAAGAAGTCCCGACCGACGAGACCGAGACCGAAGCCGAGGCGGACGAGCCTGCCGAGGACGAGCCGGTCGCGGACGCACTCCAGGAGTTCAAGGACCGGCTCTACAGCCAGTTCGGCGACTGGTACGTCGTGCACACCTACTCCGGCATGGAGAAGCGCGTGAAGTCCAACCTGGAGAACCGGGTGACCTCGCTCAACGCCGAGGACTACATCTTCGAGGTCGTCGTACCGACCGAAGAGGTCGCCGAGATCAAGAATGGTCAGCGCAAGCTGGTCAAGCGCACGGTGCTTCCGGGCTACGTCCTGGTCCGCATGGACCTCACCGACGAGTCGTGGGGCGTCGTTCGCCACACGCCGTCAGTCACCGGCTTCGTGGGCAACTCCCACCAGCCCGTACCCCTCAGTCTTGCCGAGGTGGAGAGCATGCTCGCCCCGGCAGTGGAGGCGGAGGTCGCGTCCGCGGCCGAAACCCCCGATCAGCAGCAGGCAAAGGCCTCCAAGGTCGAGTTCTCCGACTTCATCGCCGGCGACTCCGTCATGGTTGTCGATGGACCGTTTGCCACGCTGCACGCGACCATCACCGAGATCAACATCGATGCACAGAGGGTCAAGGCCCTCGTGGAGATCTTCGGCCGCGAAACCCCGGTCGAGCTCAGCTTCACCCAGATCCAGAAGGTCTGA
- the rplK gene encoding 50S ribosomal protein L11 translates to MPPKKKVAAIVKVQLQAGMANPAPPVGTALGPHGVNIMEFCKAYNTATEAMRGNVVPVEITIYEDRTFSFITKTPPAAELIKKAAGLKKGSPVPHKDKVGKISKDQIREIATTKLPDLNATDIDAAMKIVEGTARSMGVTTD, encoded by the coding sequence ATGCCTCCCAAGAAGAAAGTCGCAGCCATCGTCAAGGTGCAGCTGCAGGCCGGTATGGCCAACCCGGCGCCGCCAGTCGGCACCGCGCTCGGCCCCCACGGCGTCAACATCATGGAATTCTGCAAGGCCTACAACACGGCCACAGAAGCCATGCGTGGAAACGTCGTACCGGTCGAGATCACGATCTACGAAGACCGCACCTTCAGCTTCATCACCAAGACGCCTCCGGCGGCTGAGCTGATCAAGAAGGCCGCTGGTCTGAAGAAGGGCTCGCCCGTCCCGCACAAGGACAAGGTCGGCAAGATCTCCAAGGACCAGATCCGTGAGATCGCGACGACCAAGCTGCCCGACCTCAACGCGACGGACATCGACGCGGCCATGAAGATCGTCGAGGGCACTGCGCGCTCGATGGGCGTCACGACCGACTGA